The Chryseobacterium nakagawai genome has a segment encoding these proteins:
- a CDS encoding type VI secretion system transmembrane protein TssO produces MQGQITLSKKERHYQFFYLILMLVTAMIFLGVLFLKGFESPFSDEDVRGIQNLEQKAEFEQHQKIIIPIMDSTYTMISKLTDEAPQPFVENNIFIGINDLNDYFKRHDMVDTRKDAYPQIAKFYKMYYEDKKVISTTSEDIKRFEKQVEECRIGFKDKQDKIYQRKSDLKARTQ; encoded by the coding sequence ATGCAAGGACAAATTACACTATCTAAGAAGGAAAGGCATTATCAGTTTTTTTATTTAATACTGATGCTTGTAACTGCCATGATATTTTTGGGAGTTCTCTTTTTAAAAGGATTTGAATCTCCATTTTCTGATGAAGACGTAAGAGGAATTCAGAATCTTGAACAGAAGGCTGAATTTGAACAACACCAAAAGATCATTATTCCTATCATGGACAGTACATATACCATGATAAGCAAACTTACTGATGAGGCTCCACAGCCTTTTGTGGAAAATAATATCTTTATAGGCATAAATGATCTGAATGACTATTTTAAACGTCATGATATGGTGGATACCCGAAAAGATGCTTATCCACAAATTGCTAAATTCTATAAGATGTATTACGAAGATAAAAAGGTGATTTCTACCACTTCGGAAGATATCAAAAGATTTGAAAAGCAGGTAGAGGAGTGCAGAATAGGATTTAAGGATAAGCAGGACAAGATTTATCAGCGTAAGAGTGATTTGAAAGCTCGTACTCAGTAA
- a CDS encoding PKD domain-containing protein: protein MNYFQKNKKNIIIGVIATLLIAALVALWLQKKVIHSADDIVAVVYPSTLSVGDTLLFEDKTQFAKTKRWNFADGTTSDKNSGIHFYNKPGYYQVSLIVDNKYTKSFPVMVTARSVKQSKDTTKSKTIIEAQTQAMQNENVQFRAVSNAAQFAWKFGETGNTDSKDKLAIYAYKKPGDYVVTLYTEESQEPIYHRIKILPAYNSLEQEEVSIEDSYAKVDNDFKYHLQQIANGNSFNMHYNYLLKTYLCNNENTVVKVNDSKVNNFYMYCAGLQFDKNTVIQTVKVNLDDTQNCVTKVDINQSK from the coding sequence ATGAATTATTTTCAAAAGAACAAAAAGAACATTATTATCGGTGTTATTGCAACATTGCTCATCGCAGCACTTGTTGCACTTTGGCTGCAGAAAAAAGTGATCCATTCTGCTGATGATATTGTTGCAGTAGTTTATCCCTCTACATTGTCGGTAGGAGATACCCTTTTATTTGAAGATAAAACTCAGTTTGCCAAAACCAAAAGATGGAATTTTGCAGACGGAACAACTTCTGATAAAAACAGTGGGATTCACTTCTATAATAAACCTGGATATTACCAGGTAAGTTTGATTGTTGACAACAAATACACAAAATCATTCCCGGTAATGGTAACTGCAAGAAGCGTCAAACAATCTAAAGACACTACAAAGTCTAAAACAATTATAGAAGCTCAGACACAGGCAATGCAGAATGAGAATGTACAGTTCCGTGCTGTTTCCAACGCAGCCCAATTTGCATGGAAGTTTGGAGAAACAGGAAATACGGATTCTAAAGATAAGCTGGCTATCTATGCTTATAAAAAACCTGGAGATTATGTGGTAACCCTGTATACAGAAGAAAGTCAGGAGCCTATCTACCACCGTATCAAAATTCTTCCAGCTTATAACTCTTTGGAACAGGAAGAAGTATCTATAGAAGATTCTTATGCAAAAGTTGATAACGATTTCAAATATCATTTACAGCAGATTGCTAATGGCAACAGTTTTAATATGCATTATAATTACTTGTTGAAAACTTATCTGTGTAACAATGAAAACACAGTGGTAAAAGTAAATGACAGTAAAGTAAATAACTTCTATATGTACTGTGCGGGTCTTCAGTTTGATAAAAATACTGTGATACAGACCGTGAAGGTTAACTTAGATGATACACAGAACTGTGTAACGAAAGTAGATATAAACCAAAGCAAATAA
- the tssR gene encoding type VI secretion system protein TssR domain-containing protein produces MKNKFPLAAYYIGLSVLLTSCQVKLPSKKTPEPSQYGKVDNSTVVNGYPKKSVPWIVISDRSRNTAYLDKDDEKSYKEVKFLEPLMVLKHRDGMVKVAEYVPDALMKKVSSKSIKTYGWIHESDLLLWNNSLKSERTGYPVRVAVVPNNSEVIKSAERYYKNDSIMVFNSPSLIEAANVKIPNGQMVYVYKQAENNKRFLVGKKPSIDIDSIGKGLYGWVSSNVISTWGERSAIKLKNTTGINDTELGVREGYPGASGSDAENRTAILLTDVNKRKPLENIFPVTLALNEAPTPDSKTKYFTNILDYSKNYVFNVLGEPIYFDRYREITDRDKNINIVFALDISAGNAPYAPIVKSLLQDLQLRFEKPSYFNNVKYGVVLYKNNPCGNNTAVSNLSTDYSKITTFIDQKTNEMNCSSNNGYQPVGEALTAAGNLLSNVPDETNIVVTVGTSANQSGNMYSVIGSLTQAQARLIMFQTSARSSDTYNDFVLMAENVVTNTAKNIAELKKQKIINQSDVLTKNNFSLVEGDEGFFSLAYPKQSMSQGFVIFPKKGDIATPGFLKKSVDSLIAQVTLDNQNVDKSLNEYFHSSVGAGKTDVDLKYKYLYPGLTNPVSAGIAAQLINYGNPFLVKGYLPKELKEITPSIEKGILISESEYDNLKAFYSEVYRNTEPDKPGFSQSKAIKEYVKLLKKYNPTIKFLDKGDLYELPMSYAIGMSTGFDLSEEEILAKFKLKGWRKSKIVRNETVRTYFHNYKELAERMLNHRNNPAVKIQQNGQTFYWLSEFFTPTMTQTEAPEYTKH; encoded by the coding sequence ATGAAAAATAAATTTCCTCTAGCAGCATATTACATAGGATTATCTGTATTATTAACGAGTTGCCAGGTTAAGCTTCCTTCAAAAAAGACGCCTGAGCCCTCTCAATATGGAAAGGTAGATAATTCAACAGTTGTCAACGGCTATCCTAAAAAATCCGTTCCATGGATTGTTATTTCAGACAGGTCAAGAAATACGGCTTACTTGGATAAAGATGATGAAAAATCATATAAAGAAGTAAAATTTTTGGAGCCTTTAATGGTGTTGAAGCATAGAGACGGAATGGTAAAGGTCGCGGAATATGTTCCAGATGCTTTAATGAAAAAAGTCTCTTCAAAGTCTATTAAAACCTACGGCTGGATCCATGAGTCTGACCTCCTTTTATGGAATAACTCATTGAAAAGCGAAAGAACAGGATATCCTGTAAGAGTAGCGGTAGTGCCTAATAACAGTGAGGTCATTAAAAGCGCTGAGAGATACTATAAGAATGACTCTATCATGGTGTTTAACTCACCAAGTCTTATTGAAGCAGCCAATGTTAAGATCCCTAATGGGCAGATGGTATATGTTTACAAACAGGCTGAAAATAACAAAAGGTTTCTGGTAGGTAAAAAACCGTCAATTGATATTGATAGTATAGGGAAAGGTCTTTACGGATGGGTGAGTTCCAATGTCATCTCTACATGGGGTGAGCGTTCAGCTATCAAACTTAAAAATACAACAGGAATTAATGATACCGAATTGGGAGTACGTGAAGGATATCCAGGTGCTTCAGGTTCAGATGCAGAAAACAGAACTGCTATTCTTCTTACAGATGTCAATAAGAGAAAACCTTTAGAAAACATTTTCCCGGTAACCCTGGCTTTAAATGAGGCTCCAACTCCGGATTCCAAAACCAAGTATTTTACCAATATTCTCGATTATAGTAAAAACTATGTCTTTAATGTTTTGGGAGAACCTATCTATTTCGACCGATATAGAGAAATTACAGACCGAGATAAAAACATCAACATCGTTTTTGCTTTGGATATAAGTGCGGGGAATGCACCTTATGCACCTATTGTAAAATCATTGTTACAGGATCTTCAGCTAAGATTTGAGAAACCTTCGTATTTCAATAATGTAAAATATGGAGTGGTTTTATATAAAAATAATCCTTGTGGTAACAATACCGCAGTTTCCAACCTAAGCACAGATTACAGTAAAATCACAACATTTATCGATCAGAAAACGAACGAAATGAACTGTAGCAGCAATAATGGCTACCAGCCGGTAGGAGAAGCTCTTACGGCAGCTGGAAACCTTCTTTCGAATGTTCCTGATGAAACCAATATTGTCGTAACTGTGGGTACCTCTGCTAACCAAAGTGGAAATATGTACAGTGTAATAGGTTCCCTTACCCAGGCTCAGGCAAGATTGATTATGTTCCAGACCAGTGCAAGGTCTTCAGATACGTATAATGACTTTGTTTTAATGGCTGAAAATGTGGTAACCAATACCGCTAAAAATATTGCAGAACTTAAAAAGCAAAAAATTATTAACCAATCTGATGTTCTTACCAAAAATAACTTCAGCCTGGTAGAAGGCGATGAAGGATTTTTCTCTTTAGCTTATCCTAAGCAGAGCATGTCTCAGGGATTTGTGATCTTTCCTAAAAAAGGAGATATAGCTACTCCGGGATTCCTGAAAAAATCAGTAGACAGTCTTATTGCGCAGGTTACTTTAGATAATCAGAATGTTGATAAGTCACTTAATGAATATTTCCACTCCTCTGTAGGGGCTGGGAAAACAGATGTGGATTTAAAATATAAGTACTTGTATCCGGGACTTACTAACCCTGTTTCTGCAGGAATTGCAGCACAGCTGATTAACTACGGAAATCCATTCCTTGTAAAAGGATATTTGCCTAAAGAACTTAAAGAAATTACACCGAGTATAGAAAAAGGAATTCTTATTTCTGAATCGGAATATGATAACCTTAAAGCTTTCTATTCTGAAGTATATAGAAATACTGAGCCTGATAAACCTGGCTTCAGCCAGTCAAAAGCGATCAAGGAATATGTAAAACTGTTAAAGAAATACAATCCAACGATCAAGTTTTTAGATAAAGGTGACCTTTATGAATTGCCAATGTCTTATGCCATTGGAATGAGTACCGGATTTGATCTTTCTGAAGAAGAAATATTGGCTAAGTTCAAGCTTAAAGGCTGGAGAAAATCAAAAATAGTTCGTAATGAAACGGTAAGAACCTATTTCCATAACTATAAGGAATTGGCAGAAAGAATGCTGAATCACAGAAATAATCCTGCAGTAAAAATCCAGCAAAACGGACAAACCTTCTATTGGCTTAGTGAGTTCTTTACTCCGACTATGACCCAAACAGAAGCCCCGGAATATACTAAACATTAA
- the tssD gene encoding type VI secretion system tube protein TssD — translation MAERNSRGILKFNNGEGQKLLKMNYSVSRSTDVSGRVASDPSNALIKVTVEATEKSDILESLLNGKYKPTVGEITFNKSHEEGTLITLNWQNGYVIQHQVEFDAVDSNSMYISFIVSAETISYGNSEYAGLWPTS, via the coding sequence ATGGCAGAAAGAAATTCGAGAGGAATCTTAAAATTTAACAACGGAGAAGGTCAGAAATTATTAAAAATGAACTACAGCGTATCAAGATCAACTGATGTATCAGGACGTGTAGCATCAGACCCTTCTAACGCACTTATCAAAGTTACAGTAGAAGCTACTGAAAAATCAGATATCTTAGAAAGTTTATTGAACGGGAAATATAAGCCGACAGTAGGAGAAATTACTTTCAACAAATCTCACGAAGAAGGAACATTAATCACTTTGAACTGGCAAAATGGGTATGTAATCCAACACCAGGTAGAATTTGATGCTGTAGACAGCAACAGCATGTATATTAGCTTCATCGTGAGTGCTGAAACTATCAGCTATGGTAATTCTGAGTATGCTGGACTTTGGCCAACAAGCTAA
- the tssO gene encoding type VI secretion system TssO: protein MSSNREKKLNKSDVRTGIWKFILSFVVLSVVSFSCLYLFFKSYDIQREGISREAEAYKELMRRSDMLKDNVDEIYEKMTQLDMNKVENEVFLRTNIMDNVENVKSIMGKDSTKSFKHYATLMKQIGPMLTLKTKISGVEYKKKTVIRDLDECMGKVSRANNELRKDPTRNFTGGRRR from the coding sequence ATGTCTTCGAACAGGGAAAAAAAATTGAACAAATCTGACGTCAGAACGGGCATTTGGAAGTTTATCCTTTCATTTGTTGTTTTGTCCGTAGTATCCTTTAGTTGTTTGTACCTCTTCTTTAAGAGCTATGATATACAACGTGAGGGGATAAGTCGTGAAGCTGAAGCTTACAAAGAATTAATGCGCAGAAGTGATATGCTGAAAGATAATGTGGATGAAATTTACGAAAAGATGACCCAGCTTGATATGAACAAGGTGGAAAATGAAGTTTTTCTCAGAACCAATATTATGGATAACGTTGAAAATGTTAAAAGTATTATGGGGAAAGACAGTACAAAAAGCTTTAAGCACTATGCTACATTAATGAAGCAGATTGGTCCTATGCTTACCCTAAAGACTAAGATTAGTGGGGTAGAATACAAAAAGAAAACAGTTATCAGAGATCTGGATGAATGCATGGGAAAAGTAAGCAGAGCCAATAATGAGCTTAGAAAAGATCCTACAAGAAATTTCACAGGAGGCAGAAGAAGATAA
- a CDS encoding type VI secretion system Vgr family protein, giving the protein MKTETKTKGSSFRPSQNADGISENHHAGINRLVKLSLVVEGKIIKYYKHFTLKQKASHHHEFSLTLAHDALGDRQSHTLEEANKFLGKRLTAIISYKDIDNSPERNFVGLITKVGFSQEKMSLGNIVLSGYSPTILLDGAPHIQSFGGGQPVNMGIIAEEVIKQGIDKGRFDIRVDTNDYSQIIYSSQYNETHYNYLARMAEAYGEQFYYDGEVLHFGKLPPQNKPIKLTYGSNADDIRVELKAVHTKPQYYGYNSSKNEKLTSGDTPVNHLGDLAKTAYSHNDKIYKTPALQVAPIKASTHLDVENSQRSTAGSEAVSVFSVSGSTTVPFLHPGCVADIHMRKPDSNETSYFTKVMVTEVVHEIDTIGHYKGSFESIAADTGFLPKPEFNVPIAQPQIATVIANADPEGQGRVQVRFDWQMNDTTHFVRVMTPDAGGTDKITQNRGYVAIPEVGDQVMVNFVHSHPDRPFVMGGMFHGGIGLGGGADNRVKSIQTRSGHRIVFTEDESIIITDKSGNEIHLDTTGSNINITAPETMTLNCKNMNINVGENMTTTVGMNKSNSIGLNHTENVGAMKLTSVVGDASMFITGKLTEMIDGDVLSETKKERHEVSEKDMNIQSGKFVNKHAQAEVQNNSGEKSKAH; this is encoded by the coding sequence ATGAAAACCGAAACAAAGACAAAGGGTTCTTCTTTCCGTCCTTCACAGAATGCTGATGGGATATCAGAAAACCATCATGCAGGGATCAACCGGTTGGTAAAACTTTCACTGGTTGTGGAGGGGAAAATTATTAAGTATTACAAACACTTCACGCTTAAGCAAAAAGCGAGTCACCATCACGAATTCAGCCTTACCCTTGCCCATGATGCATTGGGAGACAGGCAAAGCCATACCCTTGAGGAGGCAAATAAGTTTTTGGGAAAACGTCTTACTGCTATTATTTCCTATAAAGATATTGATAATAGTCCTGAAAGAAATTTCGTAGGATTAATTACCAAAGTAGGATTCAGTCAGGAAAAGATGAGTCTTGGAAATATTGTACTTTCAGGATACAGCCCAACGATCCTATTGGATGGTGCTCCCCATATTCAAAGTTTTGGAGGCGGACAGCCTGTTAATATGGGAATCATTGCTGAAGAAGTAATTAAACAAGGAATTGATAAAGGACGTTTTGATATCAGAGTAGATACCAATGACTATTCTCAGATTATTTACAGCAGCCAATACAACGAGACTCATTATAACTACCTTGCAAGAATGGCAGAAGCCTATGGTGAACAATTTTACTATGACGGAGAAGTTCTTCACTTTGGAAAACTTCCACCACAGAATAAGCCTATAAAACTCACTTACGGCAGCAATGCTGACGACATAAGGGTAGAATTAAAGGCTGTTCATACAAAACCACAATACTACGGCTATAACAGCAGTAAAAATGAGAAATTAACATCGGGTGACACTCCTGTTAATCATTTGGGAGATCTTGCAAAAACAGCATATAGTCATAACGATAAAATCTATAAAACACCGGCACTTCAAGTGGCCCCAATTAAAGCATCCACTCACTTAGATGTAGAAAATTCTCAGAGGAGTACTGCAGGAAGTGAAGCGGTGAGTGTATTTTCAGTTTCCGGCTCTACTACAGTACCATTCCTTCATCCGGGATGTGTGGCAGATATTCACATGAGAAAGCCGGATAGTAACGAGACTTCTTATTTTACCAAAGTTATGGTTACAGAAGTTGTTCATGAAATTGATACTATTGGACATTATAAAGGGTCCTTTGAATCAATTGCAGCAGATACAGGATTTTTACCAAAACCTGAATTTAATGTTCCTATTGCACAACCTCAGATCGCAACGGTAATTGCTAATGCAGATCCGGAAGGACAAGGAAGAGTACAGGTAAGATTCGACTGGCAGATGAATGATACCACTCATTTTGTGAGAGTAATGACCCCTGATGCAGGAGGAACTGATAAGATTACTCAAAACCGCGGGTATGTCGCGATTCCTGAAGTAGGAGACCAGGTAATGGTCAACTTTGTACATAGCCATCCGGACCGTCCATTTGTAATGGGAGGAATGTTCCATGGAGGAATTGGTCTTGGAGGAGGTGCAGACAACCGTGTCAAATCTATCCAGACAAGAAGTGGGCACAGAATTGTTTTTACTGAAGATGAAAGCATCATTATCACAGATAAAAGTGGCAACGAAATCCACCTGGATACTACAGGAAGCAATATCAATATCACTGCACCGGAGACCATGACCCTGAACTGTAAGAATATGAACATCAATGTAGGTGAAAATATGACGACAACGGTGGGAATGAATAAATCTAACAGTATTGGATTGAACCATACTGAAAACGTAGGAGCCATGAAGCTTACTTCCGTCGTTGGTGATGCAAGTATGTTTATTACCGGAAAATTAACTGAAATGATCGATGGAGATGTGCTGAGCGAAACCAAAAAA